Below is a genomic region from Lampris incognitus isolate fLamInc1 chromosome 2, fLamInc1.hap2, whole genome shotgun sequence.
gccccccacaacaTAAAAGAGCCTCCATACCGCCTTACtctaggggtcaagcattcatctgcttccagtgtgggaagatggcggcgcgaattcacatttgcagtggcctcacccagtaccgtccatgcagtgtctttgtccaagtctgcgtctaagtttgtctttgatttatggctgggagagctggcgctggatcggctgagggagcttggtctgctgtgtcctgtgggcccagggaccacggccctgcctggagctgtgcccgaagaggtaacaccgagggtggtccaaCAGGATGCGGAAGACCaatatcaactccatcctcaaaaaggcccagcagaggatgttctttctgtggcatTTGAGGAAATTTAGTCCACCACAGGAGGTGTTGAGTCAGttctaaaaacaaaaaagaaaattaaaaaaggacagcacagtggcccaatagctagcaagaaggtcctgggttcaaacccctggttgtcccaggccctttctgtgtggacattacatgctctccccgtgtttgcatgggtttcctcccaccaccaaaaagacatgcatattagggttaatgctcctgtctgtgcccctgagcaaggcaatggaaagaagaactggagttggtccctgggtgctgcagtcaCTCCCTGCTCCTATAcgataagatgggttaaatgcagtgtacaaattcgttgtaagaatacaatgtcaaataaaaagTGGCTTCCTTTCTCTCATCCGAGGTTTGAGGAAGAAGCCCAGAAGAGGGCGGAAGCTGAAAGCAACTTGGTCCACTTCCGTAAGGTAAAATCGAGCTCGGCTCATGAAGCACAACCCTAGAATCTACTGACTAGTCCATGATTACTGAATATACTACTCCAGCATGCTTTCTTTACTCTCTTCAGCTGGCGAGAAGGTAGTTGTGTTTTGCCTCAACACACCATGCTGCACTTATCCAATGGGACTTTAAATGTGTTTATGCTGCCCTTTGCAAGTGTTGCCAAACTGACTTCTAGCTGAACACTATCACATGGAACTGCAAATAGAGCTTATACCATATGTCCACCAGGATGTGGATGATGCCACACTGGCCCGCTTGGAACTGGAGAGGAAGATAGAGTCTCTGATGGACGAGATAGAATTCCTTAAGAAGCTTCACGACGAGGTAAATGGTGTTATCGCAGTACTACACCCCTTCTGTTTCCGTAAAATACTCAGAGACTACTTGTCATAAACACACAACGTATGGGAACAACTATCACTTCCGGGTTTACAACACTTGCTGAAATTTCTGAAAAAGTGTGATACAAGTTCACATTTAACAAACTGGCGGACTGCTAAACGGTAATATTTCTCATTAGAAAAATGTGAAAATGTTTACTATGCTCTAGCAACACACGCTACGGGAGTATCTTATCTGCACACTCCACAACCCAGGTCAGGAAACCCCACAAAGTTgactcacttcatctggacacaaagtttagatccagatgaactgattcaacttttttctcctcaattgtatccggccaatcaccccactcttacgaaccttcccggtctctgctccaccccctctgctgatccgggcagggctgcagactaccacatgcatccccgtgttgcctccggcttggtcaggcatccccacagacacaattggccgtgtctgcgggtggaaagccggatgtgggtatgtgtcctggtcaatgcactagcacctcctctggttggtcagggcacctgttcggggggagggggaactgggggggatagtgtgatcttcccacgcgctacgtcctcctggtgaaactcctcactgtcaggtgaaaagaagcggctggtgactccacatatatgggaggaggcatgtggtaatctgcagccctccccggatcagcagaggggggtggagcagcgactgggacggctcggaagagtggagtaattggccaaatgcaattgggaagaaaagaggggaaaaatcccccccccccaaaaaagactgtTTGAAAACGATGATTATGTTGAGATTATGTGTCGCTTAAGTAGATTCAGTCATTTATGAACACATGTATGATCCTCTTGCTTGATGTTCCTTATCCTGAATATCACAGTTCTTAATATTCTgtatgcgcacgtgtgtgtgtgtgtggacacgggCATGCCTGTGTGCTTATGGTATTAACAGGAGATCCAGGATGTCCAGGTGAGTGTCCAGAGTGTCCAGTCCCTGAGGATGGAAGTGGACAGCAGCTCCAGGCCGGACCTCACTGCTGCTCTGAGGGACATCAGAGCCCAGTATGAGAGCATCGCGTCCAAGAACATGCAGGAATCTGAAGAATGGTACAAGTCCAAGGTAgacgcagagacacacacacacacacacacacacacacacacacacacacacacacacacacacacacacacacacacacacacacacacacacacacacacacaaataaaagcaCACACAGATCCTTGTGTTTGTCTTCCCTACAGTTTGCGGACTTGACTGACTCTGCAAAGCGTAACAACGAAGCCCTCCGGCAGGCCAAGCAGGAAGCGAATGAGTCCAGGAGACAGATTCAGTCCCTGAATTGTGAAATTGATGCACTGAAGAACACGGTCAGACCCAACAGCACCTGTCATCTTACTATACTTAGCCGTACCCCATCAATTTCCTCCACACTATGCACTTGAACGGCCATTCTAAACACATGTAACCACAAAAATGTGTCAGCTATTGTACATGACTCCTCACCGTTCACTTCCTGTGAAATGACTGCACTTTTCATGCCAACGTGCCCCTCAGAATGAAGCTCTGCTGAGGCAGATGCGGGAGATGGAGGACCAGTTTGGCAACGAGATTGGAAACTACCAAGACAACGTGGGCCGACTGGAAGATGAGATCCGTCACCTGAAGGACGAGATGGCACGCCACCTTCGGGAGTATCAGGACCTCCTCAACGTTAAGATGGCTCTGGACATCGAGATCGCCACTTACAGGAAGCTGCTGGAGGGGGAGGAGAGCAGGTGAGGGAGATGAAAcctttgtcaaagaaattacgaTTTTACTTTTTCATGACTTGGAGAGGAACATAATGTTGTCCTTCATGCTTTGACTGCAGTAGGTTGTGTGAATAAAATAAAGCTTTGAGCTATTAAACCAAGTAAACAAGTTTAATAGAAACAGCATACGATGGGCTCTTGCACTTCATTCAGGACTTTGTGGGGATGCAAGCTTTCGACTTGGCACAATGTTTTATTATTTCCAAACAGGCTGCTATTAAATAACCCGCATTTGTCATATTCTTCTTTAGGATTACTGTTCCGATCCTAAACATTGGTTTCAGCCACCACAATGGTGAACGAGGTAAAATAAAATGTTCTTATTTCTGCATCAGATGTCGAGTGAGGTTTTACAATTATAGAACCCCTTTTACACTGATACCGTATCACTAAATCCTAACACTGGTCATGTCATTTGGCTTGAAGCACTCAAAATGTGACTCATCTAAATGGTGATTTGGCAATTCAGAAACTAAAAACCTGGCAGCTGTGGTTGCCAGAACTTTACTGTAATAAATACGGTTAGACATTTTCCTATTAGCATGGTGAACGGATATTAATACTGCTGATTTTACATTTAAGGTTGGAGTTTGATTCCATATT
It encodes:
- the prph gene encoding peripherin produces the protein MSHSSVRTSTSYRRTFGSPNTISMSSYSPVSSHVSVSGGRYMRSMSPLVSSRSVSYQRARPTAQPPRLTYDKVDFSLAEAINQEFLSTRSNEKAELQELNDRFASFIEKVRYLEQQNAVQQQELNQYKGQQQHGQPNRASDLFQEELRELRRQMDAVVKERDQYQMERDNLAEDLALLKQRFEEEAQKRAEAESNLVHFRKDVDDATLARLELERKIESLMDEIEFLKKLHDEEIQDVQVSVQSVQSLRMEVDSSSRPDLTAALRDIRAQYESIASKNMQESEEWYKSKFADLTDSAKRNNEALRQAKQEANESRRQIQSLNCEIDALKNTNEALLRQMREMEDQFGNEIGNYQDNVGRLEDEIRHLKDEMARHLREYQDLLNVKMALDIEIATYRKLLEGEESR